The Merismopedia glauca CCAP 1448/3 DNA window CTCGTATTCTAGTTGTAGCTTCTCAATACTTTCCCGCAACAGTTGTTCTTGATACTCAAGTTCTGCAACTGGCATTATTTTGGGGGTAACAGTTGTAGCGATCACTTCTTCCGGTTCTTTGGCTGCCAAGTTTAACTCTAGCTCTGGTTCCGGCGTTTCTGGCAAATTTAATGCTAATTCCTCTGCCAATATTTCTGATTCAACAGTTTCCTCTTGAGATAGATCTGTTGCCCTAATTTCTGATTCTACTGGAAAAATTGGTTCTGGAGTTTCGGCTGTTTCTGAATTCATGAGAATTTTATGTTTAGATACCTCGCCATACGCAAAGGGGATGGACGACTTTTGATACACTTTGCCCTGATGGTACGCTATTTAGGAGAGTTTCTTAGGGCAACGTTCTTCTAGACAAGTTTGCAGCATTTTGGCATCAAATAGTATAGGAAGAAAGTGAATGCTTTTGACTTCCTTAAAGTAAAACAGAATTGGCAATGGCTGCCAAAATATTTCCCAATTGAGCCAATCTTCATAAGGAAAGTCGCGGATGAGCTTTTGGGAACGATATACCTCTAAAGACTTCTCCGTGAATTTCAGCCGGATCAGAGCCGTTTGAACCATTAAGAACAGTCCAAAAATGGATATTAAGGCGGCTAAAAGCAATTGGATGGGAATTAAACCGATACTACCAATTATTAAAGCTAGAGGTAAAGCATAACTCGGTTTTAGTTCAATATCTTGAGTAGATGTAGTCAAAGATGGTGTGTTGTTCACAAGTTGATAATTGGGAGATTAAGTTGAGATGATTTTGGTTCCATTTTAGCTAGACAGGCGATCGGCGATCGCTATTTTTATTCAAGGTTAACCTGAGTAGGGGCGCAAAGCGTTGCGGAGGTCGCCGTTCGGGAACCTGCGTCCCGAACTCCAGCGACCGTCCCCTACCCAAGATTTGTAGCGTTTTCTAAGTTTTCTAAATACAGTCTTAATGTGACAGAAATAGATGAATCTATTCGCCTTTGCGAATCAGATTTTTCAGATTATTTAGCTAATTTAGAAAGCTATGAACAACAGCGATCGCGTGGAGAAATTAATTGGTAGCAATTAAGGGTGGAGATATTGCAATCTGCTTGCTTTTATGAGATTTTCTACGAAACACCTGTTGTTGTCGAAAGATCGATTAGCCATCTCACTGTTTGCGGAAATAGAATCACAATTATCAACACTATAAACTGCAATACCATAAACGGAATTGCACTTTTGTGAATATCGACAGTACTGACTTCTTTAGGGGCGACACTTTGCAAATAAAACAGTGAAAAGCCCACGGGAGGCGAAATAAAAGCAGTTTGTAAGTTAACTGCCATCACCACTCCAAACCAAACCATATCAATGCCCAAAGCTTGCGCTGCGGGAACAAATAAAGGCATAGCAATAAAACAAATTTCGATAAATTCTAGGAAAACTCCTAACAGAAAAATCGCCACATTACTCGCAATCAAAAAGCCAAAGTAGCCGCCAGGTAAACCAGTCAGCCAGCTAGTAATTAAGGTTTTACCCCCAAGAGCATCAAAAACTAAGCCAAATAGAGAAGAACAAATTAAAATCATTAATACCAAAGCTGTAATGACGGCTGTGGCGTGGGCAGCATCCCGCAGTAGTTGAGGAGTCAGACGACGATTAATCGCAGCTAGCAAACAAGATCCTACTGCTCCCACTGCACCTGCTTCTGTAGGAGTAGCTATACCGAAGAAAATACTGCCCAAAACTGCAAAAATCAATAATAGTGGTGGCAAAACAGCTTTTATAACTTGTTTAACTAAAGCCTTACCTTTGGGAGTAGGAATATCGGCAGGTAACGCTGGAACCTTTTTGGGTTGAAAAATTGCCAAACCCAGTATGTATAGCATATAAGAGCCAGACAGCATCAAACCTGGAATCAAGGCTCCTAAAAACATATCTCCGACAGAAACCCCGATTTGATCGCTGAGAATGACTAAAACTAGACTGGGAGGAATTAATTGAGCTAGAGTTCCAGAAGCGACAATCACCCCCGAAGCTAATTGCTTATCGTAGCCATAGCGCAACATGACTGGTAGAGAAAGCATTCCCATCACAATTACCGTAGCCGCCACAACTCCTGTAGTTGCAGCTAAAACGGTTCCCACCAGCACTACAGCTAAAGCCAGCCCTCCCCGCAGTCTACCTAAAATAATGCCTATAGTTTCTAATAATTCCTCCGCTAGCCCTGATTTTTCTAGTACCGAACCCAAAAAGATAAAATAGGGAATAGCTAATAGAGTAAAATTGGACATAGTGCCGAACCAAATGTTAGGTAGCAGCAGCAGTCGATTGAGATCGAATGCACCAACACTCAGCCCGATCGCTCCAAAGACAATGGCAGTACCAGCAAAAGAAAAGGCGACGGGAAAGCCAGTCATCAAAATGATGAAAAAGCCTACAAACATTAAAATTGCCAGCCACTCAAAGCCCATC harbors:
- a CDS encoding DUF3119 family protein, which encodes MNNTPSLTTSTQDIELKPSYALPLALIIGSIGLIPIQLLLAALISIFGLFLMVQTALIRLKFTEKSLEVYRSQKLIRDFPYEDWLNWEIFWQPLPILFYFKEVKSIHFLPILFDAKMLQTCLEERCPKKLS
- a CDS encoding TRAP transporter large permease, which gives rise to MGFEWLAILMFVGFFIILMTGFPVAFSFAGTAIVFGAIGLSVGAFDLNRLLLLPNIWFGTMSNFTLLAIPYFIFLGSVLEKSGLAEELLETIGIILGRLRGGLALAVVLVGTVLAATTGVVAATVIVMGMLSLPVMLRYGYDKQLASGVIVASGTLAQLIPPSLVLVILSDQIGVSVGDMFLGALIPGLMLSGSYMLYILGLAIFQPKKVPALPADIPTPKGKALVKQVIKAVLPPLLLIFAVLGSIFFGIATPTEAGAVGAVGSCLLAAINRRLTPQLLRDAAHATAVITALVLMILICSSLFGLVFDALGGKTLITSWLTGLPGGYFGFLIASNVAIFLLGVFLEFIEICFIAMPLFVPAAQALGIDMVWFGVVMAVNLQTAFISPPVGFSLFYLQSVAPKEVSTVDIHKSAIPFMVLQFIVLIIVILFPQTVRWLIDLSTTTGVS